The Linepithema humile isolate Giens D197 chromosome 2, Lhum_UNIL_v1.0, whole genome shotgun sequence genome has a segment encoding these proteins:
- the smash gene encoding LIM domain only protein 7 isoform X1, which translates to MPASSQTAATERRNERTQTHEPPKLKTTLKTPPKQATNPLQFVKVGPCSLYRTAQEQLQKVQEVKKIKQEVRDDPEDWQSNLDNWKSSRRKRQEHIIERVVEVKKLELEEHDRQRRRNKTFSEMMEERGNRGRKMSISLAMYNDEDANDLSDLGIGTSSGKSSVSGDTHDDTHSVLSDRDSEIEKNHSDVDNVTDITTSIATTATTLTTTAITIATSSEAASTASTTTTTTTETTTPMSTVIATTSATPTTTTSPARKVFGGGFHGNHNHIQEYDSANTATTSSPEPEEYTYEGAIRGYVSRVSQNIPRRSVTGIDSKLDTVKSSLNGSKTNLNDDSDKSPLSVVKVDILKRREVFEKASQKNSDNKMNNRLSGDFTGTKSIKERLSSLERQKYETENGDKVANKSLNRLSGDMSSIRERLTHLEKQASERESKSSVHRKLSTEDMETVRPLRERLSTLEKYSSSDESSVPAATNETRSHNGELSARTIKDRLSALDTTRSKDATDKRGPAHVGKHPLCFRDPENRVDTSTPSERSSSPDSEYRVPRAVFHRSLDSLDADASSGPDTFERVQSLEELDYGRRYPASSSSAELLNDTDREDSGIHTADVSCSVSQADEPIDEEIVQHTSSSAIVERREVTVEERVKATSAVQEDTPAPSTTIEASNDTTATTTHSQFANREAAAVNKERIVIEKADQEEAAAVAAIRPAASAVEHEQHETTETTTSAGMPAITTTTTITTTTRKCVLDTDVHETPTTVVTSTVNHSLERPANLSLAKQEANLVDALNVPSPVSPISKQILPLTLSNDEEIIADQSFLLNPPTSVEPPKEKPPPPPVDISDDENPPPEPLKRLNSTRRIKKELRTRRSDFLGIEGQVNDDDLEPELTLTKPPDMAAILAEERRIEQLHRRSYDTDSNYEQDSSHERDSGVELGHVEDWAKQPVSPDMSQHSRQSSEPFGASVTSSEEDEITKKEREIIEVLEKEEQWRYGDNREYNSDLGERLAHKLRELEEEKMQLEREAILRCNEDAFRKKDDNARKQEDASAHEQQQQQQQQQHETAKQREAQARTTEEEAKYVGDKRKDEAREIQSGQLRMQNEIEEKERRVADACRKEEMRIRSMESQIREQESKALVGAGLSNNEDEFPSGEVLRVERELLQLEQEELKRQRNNLAYREQKQLRLAEQLQEQWKSLQDVAQNSVKNTQQYKYHTPATVNYRSSMPNLQFQDMSRRRPPPPPVPLNKPRMPDQRQRDVTIRNSRIPSADSIPQQVDAAIRESASATNHAGQQMSRQTLQALSAVPRPRIVQGDQWVQRRKSDVPRGAHDVNYQHWIIQEAEQRRINERNQRSPARKSQPHVTGTSVLYNVPTRTDSKPLPDSIIQTLTQRVQNKTQEKPLSARRRPEQVHSQEHLSTMQPQQYTLQSQKTQHAPVANTNGNQEKMLSVSGKKKCSHCGEELGRGAAMIIESLRLFYHMECFKCCVCHVRLGDGLMGTDVRVRNHKLHCHNCYSSDDGVKFSCV; encoded by the exons ATGCCTGCTTCGTCGCAAACCGCCGCAACCGAGCGGCGAAACGAAAGGACG CAGACGCACGAACCACCGAAATTGAAAACGACTTTAAAAACGCCTCCTAAGCAAGCGACTAATCCTTTACAATTTGTCAAAGTTGGACCATGTTCGCTGTATCGAACTGCACAGGAGCAATTGCAAAAAGTTCAAGAAGTGAAAAAGATCAAACAGGAAGTACGCGATGACCCCGAAGATTGGCAATCG AATCTAGACAACTGGAAGAGTAGCCGGAGGAAGCGGCAGGAACATATAATCGAGCGAGTGGTAGAGGTAAAGAAACTCGAATTAGAGGAACATGACCGCCAGCGTCGTCGGAACAAAACTTTCTCGGAGATGATGGAGGAGCGTGGTAACAGAGGCCGTAAGATGAGCATCAGCTTAGCCATGTACAACGACGAGGATGCGAACGATCTTAGCGATCTCGGAATTGGTACTAGCAGTGGCAAGAGCTCCGTTAGCGGTGATACGCATGATGACACGCACAGTGTTTTG AGTGACAGAGATAGtgagattgaaaaaaatcattcgGACGTGGATAACGTCACCGATATCACTACATCTATAGCAACGACTGCCACAACGCTGACCACAACGGCAATAACAATCGCGACGTCATCGGAGGCAGCGTCTACCGCATCAacgacaacaacaacaacgacGGAAACAACTACGCCGATGTCAACTGTAATCGCAACGACGAGCGCAACaccaacgacgacgacgtcccCGGCGAGGAAAGTGTTTGGCGGTGGCTTTCACGGCAATCACAATCACATTCAAGAGTACGATTCCGCTAATACCGCGACGACAAGCTCTCCTGAGCCGGAGGAGTACACATACGAGGGCGCGATTCGCGGTTACGTATCGAGAGTGTCGCAAAACATACCGAGGAGATCTGTAACCGGGATCGACTCTAAACTAGACACGGTCAAGTCGTCGCTGAACGGTTCAAAGACGAACTTGAACGACGACAGTGATAAATCGCCGTTGTCGGTGGTGAAGGTGGACATACTGAAGAGGCGCGAGGTATTCGAGAAAGCGTCTCAGAAGAACAGCGACAATAAAATGAACAACAGGCTGTCCGGTGATTTCACCGGTACGAAATCGATCAAAGAAAGGCTGTCGAGTCTCGAGCGACAGAAATACGAAACGGAGAACGGCGACAAGGTTGCCAACAAGTCGCTGAACCGATTGTCCGGCGATATGAGCTCAATTCGGGAGAGGCTCACCCACTTGGAGAAGCAAGCTTCGGAGCGAGAGAGCAAGAGTTCCGTTCACCGTAAGCTCAGCACGGAGGATATGGAGACAGTGAGGCCTCTCAGAGAGCGACTGTCCACTCTGGAGAAGTACAGCAGCAGCGACGAGTCTTCGGTGCCGGCCGCAACGAACGAGACGCGCTCGCACAACGGCGAGCTCTCCGCCAGGACGATCAAAGATCGACTCAGTGCGCTGGATACCACCAGGAGCAAAGATGCGACGGACAAACGAGGACCTGCGCACGTCGGCAAACACCCGCTCTGCTTCCGAGACCCAGAGAACAGAGTCGATACGTCGACGCCTAGCGAGAGGAGTTCATCGCCTGATTCGGAATATCGTGTACCGCGGGCCGTCTTCCACAGGAGTTTAGATTCCTTGGACGCGGACGCGTCCAGCGGGCCGGACACCTTTGAACGCGTGCAAAGCCTCGAAGAGCTTGATTACGGACGACGGTATCCAGCCTCGTCGTCGTCCGCTGAGCTTTTGAACGACACAGATCGCGAGGATTCGGGTATCCACACCGCGGATGTGAGTTGCTCGGTTAGCCAAGCGGATGAGCCGATTGATGAGGAAATCGTGCAGCATACAAGCAGCAGCGCGATTGTCGAGCGACGAGAGGTCACTGTCGAGGAGAGAGTCAAAGCTACATCTGCTGTTCAAGAAGACACGCCGGCGCCGAGCACGACGATCGAAGCGTCGAATGACACCACGGCAACGACTACGCATTCACAGTTCGCCAATCGGGAGGCAGCAGCGGTGAACAAG GAACGGATCGTTATCGAGAAAGCAGACCAGGAGGAGGCAGCTGCTGTTGCTGCGATCCGCCCAGCGGCTTCGGCAGTCGAGCACGAGCAGCACGAAACGACGGAGACGACGACGAGCGCCGGGATGCCAGCCATCACCACCACCACTACCATCACTACTACCACGAGGAAGTGCGTCCTCGACACTGACGTTCATGAAACACCTACTACAGTTGTTACATCGACAGTCAATCATTCGCTGGAACGACCAGCAAATCTAAGCTTAGCAAAACAGGAAGCTAATTTGGTCGACGCGTTAAATGTCCCGAGTCCAGTCTCGCCGATTTCCAAACAA ATTCTACCATTGACTCTGTCCAATGACGAGGAAATAATCGCAGATCAATCTTTCCTACTAAATCCACCAACGAGTGTGGAACCACCGAAGGAGAAACCACCACCACCGCCAGTGGACATTAGTGATGACGAGAATCCTCCGCCAGAACCGCTTAAAAGATTGAACTCTACTCGCAgaataaagaaagaattgCGTACAAGACGTTCGGATTTCCTCGGTATTGAAGGG cAGGTCAACGACGATGATCTCGAGCCTGAGCTAACGTTGACGAAACCACCCGATATGGCGGCGATCCTCGCTGAGGAGAGACGCATCGAGCAACTCCATCGTCGCTCTTACGACACTGACAGTAACTACGAGCAAGATTCGAGTCACGAGAGAGATTCCGGGGTCGAATTGGGCCACGTCGAAGATTGGGCGAAGCAACCCGTCAGCCCAGACATGTCACAGCACAGTAGACAGAGTAGCGAGCCCTTTGGTGCTAGTGTGACATCTTCCGAAGAAGATGAGATCAcgaagaaagagcgagagatcATCGAGGTTCTCGAGAAAGAGGAACAATGGCGATACGGAGATAATCGTGAATATAACAg TGACTTGGGGGAAAGATTGGCCCACAAATTACGTGAGCTCGAGGAAGAGAAGATGCAATTGGAGAGGGAAGCTATATTGCGCTGCAACGAGGACGCGTTTCGCAAGAAGGACGACAACGCACGCAAGCAGGAGGATGCTTCCGCGCAcgagcaacagcagcagcagcagcagcagcaacatgAAACAGCGAAACAGCGGGAGGCCCAGGCGCGAACGACAGAGGAGGAAGCGAAGTACGTCGGAGACAAGCGAAAGGACGAGGCGCGTGAGATACAGTCCGGACAACTGAGGATGCAAAACGAGATCGAAGAGAAGGAGCGGAGAGTCGCTGATGCGTGTCGCAAAGAGGAGATGCGCATTCGTTCGATGGAAAGTCAAATTCGCGAGCAAGAG AGCAAGGCATTGGTCGGTGCTGGGTTGAGCAACAACGAAGATGAATTCCCTTCCGGG GAAGTGTTGCGAGTGGAAAGGGAACTTTTACAATTGGAGCAAGAAGAATTAAAGAGACAGCGCAATAATTTGGCTTATCGCGAACAAAAACAACTTAGATTGGCCGAGCAACTACAGGAACAGTGGAAATCCTTGCAGGACGTTGCACAGAATTCCGTTAAAAACACACAACAATACAAATATCATACACCTGCCACAGTGAATTATAGATCTTCGATGCCGAACTTACAATTTCAAGACATGTCAAGAAGAAGACCACCTCCTCCACCCGTTCCACTCAATAAACCACGTATGCCGGATCAGAGACAGCGAGATGTTACTATCAG GAACAGCCGTATACCATCTGCGGACTCGATTCCTCAACAAGTAGACGCAGCAATTAGGGAAAGTGCGTCGGCGACGAATCACGCTGGCCAGCAAATGTCTAGGCAAACCTTACAAGCATTAAGCGCAGTACCACGACCACGAATCGTTCAAGGTGATCAATGGGTGCAGCGAAGGAAGAGCGACGTACCGAGAGGCGCACATGATGTAAACTATCAACATTGGATTATTCAG GAGGCGGAACAACGGAGGATTAATGAGAGAAACCAACGATCACCGGCGCGGAAATCTCAACCACATGTAACTGGCACCTCTGTGCTATATAATGTTCCAACTCGGACAGATAGCAAACCGCTACCTGATTCTATTATACAAACTCTAACCCAGAGGGTACAGAATAAAACGCAAGAGAAACCTCTCTCGGCAAGAAGAAG aCCGGAACAAGTTCACAGCCAAGAACACCTATCGACTATGCAACCACAACAATACACGCTGCAGTCTCAAAAGACACAACATGCACCAGTTGCAAA